Genomic window (Ignavibacteriales bacterium):
CACGGTGAACACTTTTAAGTGCTGTATCCGAAGTATCGTTTGGACCAGCTTTAACCGTGTATGTAGAAATGATAGAACCAAGAACACCAATACCGCGTACGAGCAGCGGAAAGATTACTCCTTTATGACCGAAAGTAGCCATACCAAGAATCATTGCTGCAACAATTGTAACTTCGTAGCTTTCAAAAATATCTGCAGCCATTCCTGCGCAATCGCCTACATTATCGCCAACGTTATCTGCAATAGTAGCAGCATTACGTGGATCATCTTCAGGAATATCTTTTTCGATTTTACCAACAAGGTCAGCACCAACATCAGCAGCTTTAGTATAAATGCCTCCACCAACTCTCATAAATAAAGCTAGAAGTGTTCCGCCAAATCCAAAGCCAAGAAGAGCTTCGTAAGCAACATCGCCAAAGATCATAAAGATCATTGTGCCACCCAACAAACCAAGACCATCGGTTAGCATACCTGTAATTGTTCCGGTTCTATAACCAAGCTGCATTGCTTCGCCATAGCTTCTTTTAGCTGCCGCTGCAACACGTAAATTACCTTGAGTAGCAAGGCTCATTCCATTATAACCTACAGCCCAACTGAAAAGTGCACCCACCAAAAATGCAGCGGCACGTCCCCAGCGGAATGCATTTTCTGCACCAGTGTAAGTTACAAAGAGCAAGATTGTGATTATAATGATTAGTGGACCAATCCGTTTAAATTGAGCAGAAAGATATGCATTTGCGCCTTCGCGAACTGCGGCAGCAATTGCCTGCATCTTTGGTGTGCCCTGATCAGCTTTTTTTACTTGTTTAACAAGCATTAAGGCATAAAACAATCCTGCAATTGCAATTACTAATACTGTCAGCAATGCAAATATTTCCAATGTAGTATATTTTGGATCGAAAAATAATGCGAATGGTGAGAATCCTTTTTCTGCTGTTCCTTTAGCAGATTCACCAGAAGCCTGACCTGGAAACCATAGATATATGGCTGCAAATAAAAACATCATAAAGAGTAAATAATTGCGCCGGACTGAGTTCGAGGTCAGAAATATTTGTTTGATTTTTTTTATCATACTATTCCTATTTGTTTATTATTGAAAAAGTAAAATCTATGTTTAATAAAAACTTGCTAAAGAAATAATGAACAACTACGAGTTTGTTTTCCGGAAAGATTTTATTGCTAATTGAAATTTGGATTTCCGATTCCCAAAGCTTTTTAAAAGAATATTTCACTTAAAACATTACAATAAATATACTTTTGAATTTTTTTTTCAAGTGTAAATGTATGATTTCAGCAGGTTTTTTCCAAAGAAAGACTCAAACAAGTTATACCTTATTACCCAATCATTTTTACTTCAAATCGCTAAAGCAGGAGGATTGTAAAAACTTCATCCAGTTTTTATTTTTGCTGATAACATCGTTATGACCGAGTTGTGAATAAAGGAAAATCAATTTGTTGTTTTTTAATTCATCCGCGGTTATTTCTACTTCATCTTTGGCAATAAAAGGAATTCCCCATCCTTTTAAATCTTCAATTAAATTTTCACTTTCCCATTTAGTACCGCCATCTTTTGTATAAATGTTTATCAATTTCCCATTGTATTTTGTTAACCAATAAACATACTTTTCAGTCTGTCCGTATAAGGCATCAAAAAGAAAAACCTCTTTTATCTTTTCCGTCAATCCGCCACGCAGCAGCATAAATGAAATAGCATGATAAGCGCCGCTATGACCGGCAAGAATTATATTACCAATTTCCTGCTCTTTTATTTTTTTCTGGATAACAAGATTTTCAACAATCTCTTTCATCAAATTAGCAAAACCATTTTCATCTTCTAATTTGCCACCAAAGGAATCTGGTGCATCTTTGGGACCTTCTGGAAAAACAAGAATTGCATTTTTATTGCTGGCACTAAATTGCTCAGTTATGTTGAACTGCTTGCAGGCTGAATCAATGTTATTATACCAACCGTGAAAATATATTATAAAGTCAGTCGGTCCTTTTGGTTGAAATCCTTTTGGAATAAATATTAAAACAGTACTATCAGAATAATGCTTATCGGCTGGATAGAGTTTATTATCATAAGTATGTCCCTCTGCCCGGTTTGGATGTGGAAATGGTGCTGATGATAAATGCAGCTTAATTACCTCTCCATATTTTGGATAATCCTGTGCAAAACAATTACTAACAATTGTTAAAAAGATAACTGCACTTGCAACAAATAATTTATTGGATGATATCATATTTATCTCACAAATATTTTTTTAATCGCTGGACATATCCAGGTTTTTATCCCACAAATATTTTTTTGTTTCTGCAACCAATACTCCGCTTAAAGCAATAAGAGAAATAAGATTTGGAATTGCCATTAAACCATTTGCAATATCAGCAAATGACCAAACAATTGGAAGTGATAAGACTGAACCAACCATTACCATAACAACCCAAAGCCATCTGTAAGGTTTGATTATTTTAACACCAAAAAGATATTCCGCCGCCTTTTCACCATAATAGGACCAGCCAAGTATGGTTGAAAAAACGAATGTTAGTAATCCTACCGTTAACACAATTGGTCCAATTACCGGCATATCGCTGAATGCTGCTCTTGTTAAGGAAGCTCCGACGAGTCCTTTTGTCCAATCGCCAGAGTTAACTAATACTAAACCGGTCATTGCACAAACAACTACTGTATCCCAAAATGTACCGGTTGATGAAACAAGTGCCTGGCGAATTGGATTTTTAGTTTGTGCAGCGGCTGCAACAATTGGAGCACTGCCTAAACCCGATTCGTTTGAAAACAATCCTCTTGAAACTCCATAACGTAATGCTTCCTTAAATGTTGCGCCAAGGAATCCGCCCAGGGCGGCTTGACCTGTAAATGCCGAACTAAAAATAAGTGATATAGTATTTGGAATAGCTGAGTAATTCATAAATAATAATATCAAACAGCCAAGAACATAAAAAATTGCCATAAAAGGAACGAGTTTTTCACAAACACTTGCGATAGATTTAATACCGCCAATAATTACTATGGCTGTTAGAATAGTCATTAGAATTCCAGTAATCCAAGGTGAAATATTGAAAGTTTCTTTTACCATCATGGAGATTGAGTTTGCCTGCACCATATTGCCAATTCCAAATGCTGTTACCGCAGTTAATGCTGCAAACACAACTCCCAGCCATTTAGCTTTAAGTCCGTGTTCAAGAACGTACATCGGTCCGCCAGCCATCATTCCATCTTTAGTTTTGATTCTATATTTAACGGATAAGAGAGCTTCTGAATATTTTGTTGCAATTCCAAAAACCCCTGTTAACCACATCCATAATACTGCTCCAGGACCACCGGCAGCAACTGCAGTTGCAACACCAACTAT
Coding sequences:
- a CDS encoding sodium:alanine symporter family protein, which encodes MEVLENFLSQVSNYVWGYPLLILLFGTHIFLTIKLRFIQKYIGTAIKISLERNSEGAGDVSQFGALTTALAATIGTGNIVGVATAVAAGGPGAVLWMWLTGVFGIATKYSEALLSVKYRIKTKDGMMAGGPMYVLEHGLKAKWLGVVFAALTAVTAFGIGNMVQANSISMMVKETFNISPWITGILMTILTAIVIIGGIKSIASVCEKLVPFMAIFYVLGCLILLFMNYSAIPNTISLIFSSAFTGQAALGGFLGATFKEALRYGVSRGLFSNESGLGSAPIVAAAAQTKNPIRQALVSSTGTFWDTVVVCAMTGLVLVNSGDWTKGLVGASLTRAAFSDMPVIGPIVLTVGLLTFVFSTILGWSYYGEKAAEYLFGVKIIKPYRWLWVVMVMVGSVLSLPIVWSFADIANGLMAIPNLISLIALSGVLVAETKKYLWDKNLDMSSD